The Chroococcidiopsis sp. TS-821 genome includes a region encoding these proteins:
- a CDS encoding calcium-binding protein, whose translation MAIIRGTPGDDTLVGTRFADTIFGLAGNDLLLGLAGNDTLYGNRGNDTLNGGAGIDSLIGGVGNDVYIINNVGDRVVEAANAGIDTVRSSVSYTLPNNVENLILTGNRNINGTGNALANRIVGNSGNNNIAGLGGNDTLFGGAGNDTLSGGTGNDILYGGVGNDQLFGNEGSNTLYGGAGNDTLSGGTGNDILYGGDGNDVLYGNPIGYAGGNNTLFGGAGNDTLYGGDFNDLLDGGVGNDRLFGYSGNDTLFGRAGNDSLDGGSGSDVLYGGDGDDTLIPSDVNIRQSFFLYDFLFFYGDGSPDLLVGGDGNDTYIIVESGDRIIEAPNAGIDTVIAYNSYSLGDNIENLTLAEQRDFSSGISGTGNRLDNIIVGNSSNNTIRGQAGNDFIDGGAGNDLIAGTNRGIGEIDTLTGGSGSDRFILGSATTVFYNDGNPTTPGFGDYALITDFNSDEDTIRLNGRRTDYYLVASPEGLPAGTALYYRQQGATDELIAIIQSTTALDINEAYFSFNNNGANLSLFELDGSNGFTLQGDFGFPAGNSVSSAGDVNGDGFDDLIVGGGSDVVRRGVSRSYVIFGQASEFDANVQLANLDGNNGFIIEGIDNYDFSNVLVSSAGDINGDGFADVLIGTSGSSRGNFDNYGNRIYNSGTQVYVVFGKATGFDARVNLATLDGSNGFAIEGSNVDFPYSVSFPLSVSNAGDINGDGFDDIIVGTSDVSRYGQVSAAESYVIFGKETGFDARLDLGTLDGSNGFVLQGIDLSGYSASISVSNAGDINGDGLGDIIIGASGAQESYVVFGTTTGFDARVDVATLDGSNGFVIDGIDISDDSTNISVSNAGDVNGDGLDDIIVNAPSAQESYVVFGKTTGFDARVDVATLDGSNGFAIEGNNFAVSNAGDVNSDGFDDLIISGAFPSQETYVVFGTSSFDARLDLTTIDGSNGFIVNRNNLAVSNAGDINGDGYDDIILGNRFASPNGRSDAGESYVIYGQDFTGQVTRQGTPGNDLLIGTAADDILVGGLGNDTLRGGGGSNVLYGGAGDDVLIYSPQNRRMDGGSGIDTLAVDGSGVTLDLTATPNNRIRRIEIIDLTGTGNNTLQLTRLDLLNLSESTNQLIVSGNAGDSMISTGQGWLFDTTTTFDGNQYNRYTSGAATLLVDTDITTTLS comes from the coding sequence ATGGCAATCATCCGAGGCACCCCAGGCGACGATACGTTAGTGGGAACAAGGTTTGCTGATACGATTTTTGGCTTAGCAGGCAACGATCTGCTGCTAGGGTTAGCAGGCAATGACACGCTTTACGGCAATAGAGGCAACGATACACTTAACGGTGGAGCAGGAATCGATTCCCTCATTGGTGGTGTAGGAAATGATGTTTATATTATCAATAATGTCGGCGATCGAGTTGTGGAAGCTGCCAATGCAGGTATAGATACTGTACGCTCTTCCGTCAGCTACACACTGCCAAATAATGTTGAGAATCTCATTCTCACGGGAAATCGCAACATCAACGGCACAGGTAACGCACTTGCTAACCGGATTGTTGGTAATAGTGGTAACAATAATATTGCTGGCTTAGGCGGTAACGATACTCTCTTCGGTGGTGCGGGTAACGATACTCTAAGTGGTGGAACTGGCAATGACATCCTCTACGGTGGAGTAGGTAACGATCAACTCTTCGGCAATGAGGGAAGCAATACTCTCTATGGCGGTGCGGGTAACGATACTCTAAGTGGTGGAACTGGCAATGACATCTTGTACGGCGGCGATGGTAACGATGTCCTTTATGGCAATCCAATCGGCTATGCCGGAGGAAATAATACTCTCTTTGGCGGTGCTGGTAATGATACACTCTACGGCGGCGATTTCAACGATCTTCTTGATGGTGGAGTAGGAAATGATCGGCTCTTTGGCTATAGTGGCAACGATACACTCTTTGGTCGTGCAGGTAACGATAGTCTCGATGGTGGCAGTGGTAGCGACGTTCTCTACGGTGGTGATGGTGACGATACTCTGATTCCTAGTGATGTTAACATTCGCCAGAGTTTCTTTTTATACGACTTTCTCTTCTTTTATGGAGATGGCAGTCCAGATCTCTTAGTTGGTGGCGATGGCAATGATACCTACATCATAGTTGAATCAGGCGATCGCATTATTGAAGCTCCCAATGCAGGTATTGATACAGTCATTGCCTACAATAGCTATTCTTTGGGAGATAACATAGAAAACCTGACGCTTGCTGAACAAAGAGATTTCAGTTCTGGTATTAGTGGCACAGGCAACCGTTTAGACAACATTATTGTTGGTAATTCGTCGAATAATACCATACGAGGGCAAGCTGGTAATGACTTTATCGATGGCGGTGCAGGTAACGATCTTATTGCTGGTACAAATCGCGGTATTGGTGAAATAGACACGCTGACGGGTGGAAGTGGCAGCGATCGCTTTATTTTAGGCAGTGCCACAACTGTCTTTTACAATGATGGCAACCCAACAACTCCCGGTTTCGGCGATTATGCCTTAATTACAGACTTCAACTCTGATGAAGATACTATTCGACTCAATGGCAGACGTACAGATTACTATTTAGTTGCTTCCCCCGAAGGCTTACCAGCAGGCACAGCACTCTATTATAGGCAACAAGGTGCAACAGATGAACTAATTGCTATTATCCAAAGCACTACAGCACTTGATATCAACGAAGCTTACTTTAGCTTCAACAACAATGGTGCTAACTTGTCTTTGTTTGAACTCGACGGCAGTAATGGCTTTACTTTACAAGGTGACTTCGGTTTTCCTGCGGGTAACTCGGTAAGTAGTGCAGGAGATGTCAACGGTGACGGGTTTGATGACCTTATTGTTGGTGGAGGTAGCGATGTAGTTCGTAGGGGAGTGTCGCGTAGTTATGTAATCTTTGGTCAAGCTTCTGAGTTTGATGCCAATGTCCAATTAGCAAATCTTGATGGTAACAACGGCTTTATCATTGAGGGGATTGATAACTATGACTTCTCTAACGTTTTAGTTAGCAGCGCTGGTGATATCAACGGTGATGGTTTTGCTGATGTTCTGATTGGTACGAGTGGTTCCTCTCGTGGCAACTTCGATAATTATGGTAATCGCATATATAACTCAGGAACACAAGTATATGTAGTGTTTGGCAAAGCGACAGGATTCGATGCTCGTGTCAATTTAGCAACTCTCGATGGTAGTAATGGTTTTGCGATCGAGGGGAGTAATGTTGATTTTCCATACTCCGTCTCCTTTCCACTTTCGGTAAGTAACGCTGGAGATATTAACGGCGATGGTTTTGATGACATCATCGTTGGTACTTCTGATGTCAGTCGTTATGGTCAAGTATCTGCCGCAGAAAGCTATGTGATATTTGGCAAAGAGACGGGATTTGACGCCCGTCTTGACTTAGGAACGCTTGATGGCAGTAATGGTTTTGTTCTGCAAGGAATTGATTTGAGTGGTTACTCTGCTTCTATTTCAGTAAGCAATGCCGGAGATATCAACGGTGACGGACTTGGTGACATTATTATCGGTGCTTCTGGTGCGCAAGAAAGTTATGTAGTGTTTGGCACAACTACAGGATTTGATGCCCGTGTTGATGTCGCAACTCTTGATGGCAGCAATGGCTTTGTCATTGATGGAATTGATATCAGTGATGACTCTACTAACATCTCAGTAAGCAATGCCGGAGATGTCAACGGTGACGGGCTTGATGACATCATTGTTAACGCGCCTAGCGCACAAGAAAGCTACGTAGTGTTTGGTAAAACCACAGGATTCGATGCCCGCGTTGATGTCGCAACTCTCGATGGCAGCAATGGCTTTGCGATTGAAGGTAACAACTTTGCAGTAAGTAACGCTGGAGATGTCAACAGTGATGGTTTTGATGATTTGATTATCAGTGGTGCTTTTCCAAGCCAAGAAACCTATGTAGTATTTGGTACTTCAAGTTTTGATGCTCGTCTTGATTTAACAACAATTGATGGCAGCAATGGCTTTATTGTTAATCGCAACAATCTTGCCGTCAGTAATGCCGGAGACATCAACGGTGATGGCTATGATGACATTATTTTAGGGAATCGTTTTGCTAGTCCTAATGGTCGTTCTGATGCAGGAGAAAGCTACGTCATTTACGGGCAAGACTTTACAGGACAAGTGACACGTCAAGGAACACCTGGTAATGACTTACTCATTGGCACTGCGGCGGATGACATTCTTGTTGGTGGACTGGGCAATGATACGCTGCGTGGTGGCGGTGGTAGCAACGTTCTCTACGGCGGTGCTGGCGATGATGTTCTAATTTATAGTCCTCAAAACCGTCGCATGGATGGCGGTAGTGGTATCGATACCTTAGCTGTTGATGGTAGTGGTGTGACGCTTGATTTAACTGCAACTC